Proteins encoded in a region of the Panicum hallii strain FIL2 chromosome 3, PHallii_v3.1, whole genome shotgun sequence genome:
- the LOC112888093 gene encoding putative disease resistance RPP13-like protein 2 has protein sequence MEAAVVSASGGAMGSLLRKLSELLTAEYKLLKEAKGQIMFLKAELESMYVFMKKISDSEEPDDQDKCWAKEVRELSYDIEDSISEFMLRVERDSSKPHGFKGFITRSTKLLTTMNTRHEIAKEFEGLKIRVKEASERRTRYKIDDTVPKQNNTTIDPRLLALHAETTSLVGVKGPRDQLIQLMDGEGVPAHQLKVLSIVGFGGLGKTTLANEIYHKLEEKFQSPAFVSVSQKPNIRKILRSILSQAGFVAPKDTNIEMWEESELIIALKNFLLDKRYLIVIDDIWDASAWDIIRCALPENTNGSRVITTTRIEAVARACCSNHIECVYKMKALSDQDSRSLFLKRIFGSEDMCPSYLNEVSSEILKKCGGLPLAIITTSSLLANQPNKLKKERWEYVRKSLGSNFEVSPSLEGMRQILNLSYINLPHYLKTCMLYLGIYPEDYTIDKNDLTRQWVAEGFICKERGIDPKDIAESYFNELINRSMILPVDTDYNGEVISCRVHDMMLDLILHKSREENFITIIDDMQDMTGHQNKIRRISLNLDDATNDTADTAARSVQLSQIRTLARFGTSSQLLSFKLFKHLRVLGIEISGWSNPSLDFTGIRHLFQLRFLKIVAEGCHVVLPSKIGDLQQLETFDIRTGIAPRITKLPSDIFNLSRLLHLAIPGYVILPDRIGNMKSLRTLGQFDLGNSLDSIKGLRELTNLTNLEISCGYEYKKSGDETAARCWQVVHAFENLCNLRHLHICSNNVFFRSCFDVWRSVPAYFFHLQSFHAKWLSWFSRVPKWISQLHSIYDLYLTVQEVLEDDVGILSQLPSLIHLVLHIHRAPEAKIIIPGGSGLFPVLKHFRVACGRISYLTFEAETMPQLERLELCFNAKGWDRYGAVPAGIEHLPGLKEISVVMGGRGAKESNQRAAESALRDTADMHPRHPVANIKVSKGFEWFSDEPEEEEEEEGNGGSSSSST, from the exons ATGGAGGCTGCGGTGGTGAGCGCATCGGGCGGCGCCATGGGCTCCCTGCTTCGAAAGCTTAGTGAGCTGCTCACAGCCGAGTACAAGTTGCTCAAAGAAGCTAAGGGGCAGATCATGTTCCTAAAAGCTGAGCTCGAGAGCATGTATGTCTTCATGAAGAAGATCTCAGATTCAGAGGAGCCTGACGACCAAGACAAGTGCTGGGCCAAGGAGGTTCGCGAGCTGTCCTATGACATCGAGGACAGCATCAGCGAGTTCATGCTCCGCGTGGAACGTGACTCCAGCAAGCCACACGGATTCAAAGGGTTCATCACCAGGAGCACCAAGTTGCTGACAACAATGAACACTAGGCATGagattgcaaaagagtttgaaGGCCTTAAGATCCGTGTCAAGGAGGCAAGTGAGCGTCGCACGAGGTACAAGATTGACGACACTGTCCCAAAGCAAAACAACACAACCATCGATCCTCGCTTGTTGGCGCTCCATGCGGAGACGACGAGCCTTGTCGGTGTCAAGGGACCAAGAGACCAGCTGATTCAGTTGATGGATGGAGAGGGTGTGCCTGCGCATCAGCTAAAGGTGCTCTCTATTGTGGGCTTTGGAGGTCTCGGAAAGACTACGCTTGCAAATGAGATTTATCACAAGCTTGAGGAGAAGTTCCAGTCTCCAGCTTTTGTTTCTGTGTCCCAAAAACCAAACATTAGGAAGATTCTGAGAAGCATATTATCTCAAGCTGGATTTGTAGCTCCTAAGGACACCAACATTGAAATGTGGGAAGAGTCTGAATTGATCATTGCACTGAAAAATTTCCTATTGGACAAGAG GTACCTCATTGTAATCGATGACATCTGGGATGCTTCTGCATGGGATATTATCAGATGTGCTCTTCCGGAGAACACGAATGGTAGCAGAGTAATAACAACTACCAGAATTGAGGCTGTGGCTAGAGCTTGCTGTAGTAATCACATTGAATGTGTTTACAAAATGAAGGCCCTTAGTGACCAAGACTCAAGAAGCTTATTCCTCAAAAGAATATTTGGTTCAGAGGATATGTGCCCTTCATATTTGAACGAAGTGTCGTCTGAAATTTTGAAAAAATGTGGTGGCTTGCCACTTGCAATTATCACAACATCTAGCCTGTTAGCCAATCAGCCAAACAAGCTTAAAAAGGAGCGGTGGGAGTATGTACGGAAGTCTCTAGGCTCCAACTTTGAAGTGAGCCCAAGCTTGGAAGGCATGAGACAAATATTGAATCTCAGCTACATAAATCTTCCTCATTATTTGAAGACTTGCATGCTATATCTTGGTATTTATCCAGAAGACTACACAATTGACAAGAATGATTTGACTAGGCAATGGGTTGCTGAAGGATTTATATGTAAAGAGCGTGGGATAGATCCAAAGGATATTGCAGAGAGCTATTTTAATGAGCTTATCAATAGAAGTATGATTCTGCCTGTAGATACAGACTATAATGGTGAGGTAATATCTTGCCGGGTACATGATATGATGCTCGATCTTATATTACATAAGTCTAGAGAAGAGAATTTCATAACTATAATCGATGATATGCAAGACATGACAGGACATCAAAACAAGATCCGCCGGATCTCGCTCAACCTGGATGATGCAACAAATGACACTGCTGACACTGCAGCGAGATCTGTCCAGCTATCCCAAATACGTACGCTAGCAAGATTTGGTACCTCCTCGCAGTTGCTCTCTTTTAAACTGTTCAAGCATCTCCGagttctaggaattgaaatTTCAGGATGGTCCAATCCATCGCTAGACTTTACTGGGATACGTCACCTGTTTCAGTTAAGATTCTTAAAGATCGTAGCAGAAGGTTGCCATGTGGTGTTACCTAGTAAAATTGGGGATCTTCAGCAACTGGAAACATTTGACATAAGAACTGGAATAGCGCCACGGATTACAAAACTACCATCAGATATTTTTAATTTGAGCCGGTTGTTGCATCTGGCTATTCCTGGTTATGTAATATTGCCTGATAGGATTGGTAATATGAAATCTTTGCGTACTCTAGGCCAGTTTGATTTGGGCAACTCATTGGACAGTATCAAGGGTCTGAGAGAACTGACAAATCTGACAAATCTTGAAATCAGCTGTGGCTACGAATACAAAAAATCTGGAGATGAGACTGCTGCGAGATGTTGGCAAGTTGTGCACGCCTTTGAAAACCTTTGCAACCTCAGACATCTACATATTTGTAGTAATAATGTTTTTTTCAGAAGCTGCTTCGATGTATGGCGTTCAGTCCCAGCTTATTTCTTCCATCTGCAAAGCTTCCATGCAAAGTGGCTATCGTGGTTCTCGAGGGTTCCAAAGTGGATTAGCCAGCTCCATAGCATCTATGACCTGTATCTCACTGTTCAGGAGGTGTTGGAGGATGATGTTGGAATTCTTTCACAGCTGCCCTCCCTTATCCACCTAGTTTTGCACATCCATAGAGCTCCTGAAGCTAAGATCATCATTCCTGGAGGAAGTGGATTATTCCCTGTTCTGAAGCATTTTAGAGTCGCCTGTGGCAGGATATCGTACCTGACCTTTGAGGCAGAGACAATGCCCCAGCTCGAAAGGCTCGAGCTATGTTTCAATGCAAAGGGATGGGACAGGTACGGAGCTGTGCCTGCTGGCATCGAGCACCTACCAGGCCTCAAAGAAATCTCTGTAGTTATGGGGGGGAGAGGTGCTAAGGAATCCAACCAAAGGGCTGCTGAGTCCGCGCTGAGGGACACGGCTGACATGCACCCACGACACCCTGTAGCCAACATCAAGGTTAGCAAAGGTTTTGAGTGGTTTTCTGATGAgcctgaggaggaggaggaggaggaggggaacggtgggagtagcagcagcagcacatgA